The Bradyrhizobium betae genomic interval CGCGATCGACTGGCCGACGATTTCAGTGGCGACTTTCCGGAACGCCATTTCGACCGACATGCCGGATTCGATACAGATCAGCAGCAGGTCGAGCGCGTCGGGAAAGGCGCGCTTGATCGAGAGCTGGCGCTTGGAGATCGCATTCCTGAGGAACAGCATCGGCGCCTGGAGGCCGAGATAGGCCGCGCCGACGCAGATGCCGATCTTGATCGGCATCGACTGCTCCATATGCGCGATCAGGAAGACGTAGACGACCGAGCCGACGAACAACACGATCGGGGCGACCATGCGGGCAAACAGGAAGGTGATATAGGGCGCATGGCCGCGGTAGCCCGCCATGATGAGCTTGTCCCGCGCAGCCTCCTGCGCGAGCCATTTGGTCAGGTTGAAATCCTCGACGACCCTCGAGACGAGCTGCTTCGGCGTCTGGCGCAGCGTGACCTTCTCGTTCTTGTTGAGGCGCTCGCGCTCGCGCTGCCGGATTCGCTCACGCTCGCTCGCCACCGCCTTCATGCGCTTCGAAAGACCTTCGCCGGCGAACAGCGGCATCACCAGCGTATAGACGGTCGCGCTGGCGGCGATGGCCGCCAGCAGCATGGTCATGAAGTGGACGTCGTGCAGCTTCGTGACGAGGAGATCGACCATACGGCACCATCAGAAATCGAAATTGATCATCTTCTTCATCACCAGGATGCCGATCGACATCCAGACGACGCAGGCGACCAGCATCAGCTGGCCGGTGGGATGAGTCCACAGCAGCGAGATATATTGCGGCGTCGAGAGATAGACGAGGAACATGACGATCGGCGGCAGCGAGCCGATGATGCCGGCCGAGGCCTTGGCCTCCATCGACATCGCCTGGATCTTCTCTTTCATCTTCTTGCGGTCGCGCAGCACCTTGGAGAGGTTGCCGAGCGCTTCGGAGAGATTGCCGCCCGACTTCTGCTGAATCGATACAACGATGCCGAAGAAATTGGCTTCCGGCAGCGGCATGCGATCATAGAGCCGCGTGCAGGCCTCGCCGAGCGGCATGCCGATCGCCTGCGTCTCGATAATCTGGAGGAACTCGCTGCGCAGCGGCTCCGGCGCGTCGGCCGCGACGACTTTGATCGATTCGAACAGCGGCAAGCCGGCCTTGATGCCGCGGACGATGACGTCGACCGCATCTGGCAGCGCCTTCAGGAATTTCGCTTCGCGCCGATTCTTCAGATAACCCAGCGCCCAGCGCGGCAAGCCGAAGCCGCCGGCGAAGGCGAGGCCGGCGGCACCGAGCATGCCGCCTCCGCCGAACAGAACGCCGGCGAAAAACACACCCGCCACGACAGCGGACACGATCCAGAATTTCTGCGGTGTCCAGTCGAGGCCTGCCTGTGACAGGCGGACGCTGAGCGGTACGCTCTTCTCCTGCTGGCGCCGCGCCTCGAGATCCTTGAGCGAGGTCTCGACCTGTTCGCGGCGCGATCGCTGGCTCTTTTCAGCTTGCTTGACCGCAGGCGCCTCTGCACGCGCGATCGACGCGCGGCGGCCTTCCGCCTTCCGTTCACCGGACAGGAGCGGATAGAGGAACACCCAGGCGATGCCGCCGACGGCGGCGGTGGCGAGGAAGGCGAGGGCGAGGACCTGGATGTTCATGACTGCGCCGATCTCATCATGTCTTCGGCGCGACTTCCGCCGCGTCGAGCGCAGCGGCAAGGCGTTTCTCGTCGCCGTAATAGCGCGCGCGCTCCCAGAACTTCGGGCGGCCGATGCCGGTCGAGCGATGCCGGCCGATGATCTTGCCGTTGGCGTCCTCGCCGACCATGTCGTAGAGGAAGATGTCCTGGGTGATGATGGTATCGCCTTCCATGCCCATCACCTCGGTGATGTGGGTGATGCGGCGCGAGCCGTCGCGCAAGCGCGCCGCCTGCACGATGACGTCGATCGAGGCGCAGATCATCTCGCGAATGGTGCGTGACGGCAGCGAGAAGCCGCCCATCGTGATCATGGATTCGCAGCGCGAAAGGGCTTCGCGCGGATTATTGGCGTGCAGCGTGCCCATCGAGCCGTCATGGCCGGTGTTCATGGCCTGGAGCAGGTCGAACGCCTCGGGTCCGCGGACCTCGCCGACGATGATGCGTTCGGGGCGCATACGCAGGCAGTT includes:
- a CDS encoding type II secretion system F family protein; this translates as MVDLLVTKLHDVHFMTMLLAAIAASATVYTLVMPLFAGEGLSKRMKAVASERERIRQRERERLNKNEKVTLRQTPKQLVSRVVEDFNLTKWLAQEAARDKLIMAGYRGHAPYITFLFARMVAPIVLFVGSVVYVFLIAHMEQSMPIKIGICVGAAYLGLQAPMLFLRNAISKRQLSIKRAFPDALDLLLICIESGMSVEMAFRKVATEIVGQSIALSEEFTLTTAELSYLQDRKVAYENLARRTGLEGVKSVCLALQQAERYGTPLGHSLRVMAQENRDMRMNEAEKKAAALPPKLTVPMILFFLPVLFVVILGPTGIKISELH
- a CDS encoding type II secretion system F family protein; translated protein: MNIQVLALAFLATAAVGGIAWVFLYPLLSGERKAEGRRASIARAEAPAVKQAEKSQRSRREQVETSLKDLEARRQQEKSVPLSVRLSQAGLDWTPQKFWIVSAVVAGVFFAGVLFGGGGMLGAAGLAFAGGFGLPRWALGYLKNRREAKFLKALPDAVDVIVRGIKAGLPLFESIKVVAADAPEPLRSEFLQIIETQAIGMPLGEACTRLYDRMPLPEANFFGIVVSIQQKSGGNLSEALGNLSKVLRDRKKMKEKIQAMSMEAKASAGIIGSLPPIVMFLVYLSTPQYISLLWTHPTGQLMLVACVVWMSIGILVMKKMINFDF